The genomic window CGGTTCGAGGTCGTGCGGGAGCAGCGGAAAGAGGCCTGAGCGGCGAGTGGTGCGGTGGGGACCGGTGCGACGAGGCGAGTTCATGCTCCGGCCTGCGCCCCCGGCTGTCATGCTCATTCGAACGAGATGAAATGACGCAGGTGGAAAGGGTGATGCAGTGCTTCGCTTCCACTTCTCGGCCGAGGACCTGGCCAGGACCCGGGTCGCAGCGGCACCGCATCCCCTGTGGGAGATCGCTTCCAGCCTGCATCGCTTCCAGACACCCTCGGGCCGCTGGGCGTACGCGCACTGGTACCACCCCGCGCGCGAGCGGCTCCGGGAAGCGGGGCTCGAGGGGGCGGTGCGACGGGTCCTGCTGCCCCTCTTCCCGCGCGCGGCCTACTTCCCCGACTTCCTCACCCCGCTGGAAGGCACGGCGGGACTGGAAGCCGGACTGGAGGCCATCCTCGCCACGCCACCGGACCAGGTCGCGGCGGAACTCGCGGCGCTCGCCCGGGTCGTACGGGTGCCCGCCCAGCTCGGCCGGCTGACGGAGCGGGAGGCGCGCGGTGAATTGGTGGACATCCTGCGCGCCTACCACCGGGCCGTCATCGCGCCCCATGAGCGGTGGGTGCACGAAAGCCTGCACACCGAGCGGATCCGACTGGCACGTCATCTGCTCGACGGGGGCACGGAGGGCCTGCTGGAGGGGATCGGCCCAGCGGTGCGGTGGAAGCACCCGCGCCTCGAGGTCCGCTCGTATCCGACCGAGAACGACATCCGGCTCGAAGGCCGCGGGCTGCTGCTCATTCCGTCGTACTTCTGCTGGAAGGGACCGATCTCCCTCGCGGATCCGGGGTTACCTCCCGTGCTCATCTACTCCTTGCACCACGAGGTGCCCACCGGACCGGCCAGGACCGCGACCGGGAGCGCCGGTCCGTCGTCCCTCCAGGTACTGCTGGGCCGGGCCCGCGCCGCCGTCCTGCAGGCCGCCGCCGCCGGGGCGACCACCACCGAAGCCGCGCGGCGGGCCGGTGTCTCTCCCGCCACCGCGACGCATCACACCACGGCCCTGCGAGACGCCGGGCTCATCACCAGCCACCGTGACGGCAACTCCGTGATCCACACGCTGACCTTGCTGGGAGCGACGATGCTGACGCGCAACCCGAGTAACCCCGTGCAGGGCTTCTCGTCTGCCCACGGAGCGCGGTGAGAGGCGCCTCGCCGTAGCCGAGCCTTGTGCCAGGGCGGGCGAAGAGCGCGGGCGACGAGGGCGATGCGATCGGCCCGGGGGAACCGTGCGCCGGCGGCCGCCCGGTGCGGCGCGGTCCGCTCACCTCCCCGGCCGGCACCGCGCCGTACAGCGGTGGGACCCGGTCCCGGGGCCGCTCGCGGAAGGCGCCCTCTGTGAATCAGGACATAGGGCCCGGATCGCATACGAGGACGGATAGTAGGGTCTCCCGCCGCGTGCCCGTGCGCCCGGACCCGTGACCCGGCGTCCGGGGGTACGCAGGCGGGTAGTAACACCGGTCATTGCCGCCCCGCCGATGTGCCGCTAACCATGGAGCGAGGCCGGGGCGCCGACGCTCCGGACCGGTCGAGCCCCGCGTGTTCCGTATGCGGCGCGCCTTTCCGGTCAGTCCGCAGGCCCCCTGGTCCCCCTGTTGTCATCGCAAGGAGTGTGTTCTATCCGTACGTCCGCTCAGACCCCGACCTCCGCCGTCCGCATCCGCAAGTTCTCGGTTGCCGGGTTGTGCGCCGCCGGAGCCGCAGCAGCGGCCGTGACCCTCGTCCCGTCCCCCGCGCAGGCCTCCGAGCCGGTCTCGCAGAGCGTGTCCGCGCCGGCCGCCGCCGGTGTCGCCGTGCAGGCACACGCCGTAGCGGAGAAGGCCGCCAAGAAGGCCACCGACCCGGACAAGCTGGACCGCTGGATCCACAAGGCCCTCAAGATCATGAAGGCCGAGGGGATCCCGGGCAGCTACGAGGGTCTGCACCGAAACATCATGCGTGAGTCCGGTGGTGACCCCGAGGCGTCCAACGGCTGGGACGTCAACGCGCAGAACGGCACGCCGTCCAAGGGCCTGTTGCAGGTGATCAAGCCGACCTTCGACGCCTACCACGTCGACGGCACCGAGCGGGACCTGACCGACCCGGTCGCCAACATCACCGCCGCCGCCAACTACGCCGCCGACAAGTACGGTTCGATCGACAACGTCGACTCGGCCTACTGAGCGGTCAGGGCGGTCACGCCAGTTGCTCCGGTCACGGCCACGCTCCCCGACGGGTGCGTGGCCGTTCCCGCGGGGTGACCCGAACACGCACTGTGAAGGGCCGGCGGCGAAGAGGCGGCACGGGGTGGCCGGCGTCCCCGCCGGGAGCGCCGTCCCGGCGGGCCGCGGGCGGTGAGCCTCGCGGTCAGGTGAGCAGCCGGTTGTGGTGGGAGGCGCGGCGGGCCGCGGCGAGCAGGGCGTGGATCTGCGGTCCGGCCTGATCGAGCCGGGTCACGGGCTTCGCGAACGGCAGGCGTACATCGCGGTGGGTACCCGGGTACTCCAGGCGCAGGGTGACGCCGTACCGGTCCAGGGCCAGCGGGAGTGCGCGCGTCACGCCCTTCGCGGGCTGGGGCTGTGCGAGGCGCAGGAGTAGGGGGACGAGTTCCCCGTGGTCGTCGACGAGGTGGGTCAGCATCGCCGCCTCACTGCCGGAGACCGGATCCGGTTCGGTGGCCTGCAGCGCGTCCAGCGTGACGAACGACCGGCCCCTGTGTTCCTCGAGCAGGGCCTGGCCGAACTCCATGCACGTGCTTTCCGAGGCGTCACCCCTGTACGGGGCCGACAGGAGTCCGGTCACGGTGACACGGGCGCGGATGCGGTCCCGTACGGGGGTGGCGGCGACGTCGGTGAACTCCAGGCGGACCGGGATCCGTGCGCCAGGGCCCGTGTGGCCGGCTTCGGCGGGTTCGTGGAGGTGGATGTGCCCCATCGCGCTCGTGCCGTCGAGGCGGTGCACCTCGACGGGGTCGAGCCCGTCGCTCACCACCGTCATCGAGTGCGCTGAGGTCAGGATCGACAGTACGCGTTCGGCGGGGGTCGGCTGCGCGACGCGTGACGTGAAAGGACGCATCCAGATTCTCCAGAGGGACGAGCGGGGCACTGGCAGATACTTAGGTAAGCCTAACCTAATCGATGTCGGGGGTCTTCGGGTGGCCGTGAAATTCCAGGTCCGTGTCCGGGGCGTGGAATCGCTGACGCCCCGCCACTCGGTGGAGTGGCGGGGCGTCAGTGGCGCTTGCCGGGGCGGTCGACGTTCAGTGATGCGGGCTCGGCCCCGTTGTCACCCGCCGTCCGGGAATCTCGACACGTGCGACACCTTGCACTTCGTGCCGGCGGGCACCTCACCCACGCCCTGGGCCTTCTGCTTCGACGTCCGCCCCGGTGCGAGCGCACTCGTCGAGGCGATGCCCTCGGCGACGCGGGTCCCGGAGCGGTTCACGAACTCCACGGAGACGATGTAACTCGCCGGTTCGGCGGTGCCGTTGGTGATGTTCACGACGACTGACGGCCACTGTGTCAGCGAATCGATCTCGCAGGTGGACAGCGTCACGTCCGCCTCGGGGCTGCTCTCCTCCGCCGCCGGGTCCGTGGAAGCCTCCGCGGGCGGTGCCGGTTCGGCCGGGGCGCTGCTCCCGGGCGGCGTGGCCGCGGGCTTCCTCCGCTCCGCGGACGAGTGGGACATGCTCCCCAAGGTCGCGGCCACCACGCCCGCGATCAGCAGGAGTCCGACCAGGCCGCCCACGACGGACAGGGTGACGATCAGTCCCGTGCTGGATTTTCTGGGTGGCGGTGCTCCCCACGCCGGGTCCGGCCACGGCCGGTACTGCTGCTCCGTCGGCGGAGGGTTCCCCTGCGGAGGCTGATGCGGTTCCTGGTTCGGTGGCGGCGGAAAAGACATGTGATCCCCCCACGGGATGGTCGGATGCGACGCGTCACCCTATGGCCTGACCGGGGAATCGGCTGCCTCATGCGTGTGGCGCAGGGCGGGATCCGGGAGACGAGGAGCGGGCTCCGGGGTCTCCGTCCCGTGTGCCCGGGCGGGTCGCCGGGGGCCCGTTCGCCCTGCCGGGTGCTCGTCGAGGCGATCGGCAACACCGGTGCGCGGCAGCCCACTTCGTCGGCGAATGCACCTCCGGGCGATCCCGGCCGACGGCGTTGAGCTGCGGCGACGGCGCGCCGGTGGGTGTGCGGCTGTGAGGACCGTTGACAAAAGTGTCACCTGCTAGAAACCTGTGACCTCGACACCGCAAAATATTGACCGGATCACTCAAAAACCTAGGCAACTAGCGCGCTTTTTCCGGCAGGTGGCCTGCTCTCCCTCTTGCCGGCGTTCCCGATCCCCCCATCGGTGTACCGGCAGCCCGTACCCGGCCGTCGCCGACCGCCCGGCGCAGCAGGACGTGCCCGGCGGCCGGCGGCACGTCGTCGTGCCCTCCCGGTCCCCAGGCCCCCCGGAACAGAGGACAGCATGAGATGGAAGCAACTCCGATGGCGTCTCGTCGTGGGTGCGGTGACCACCGCGCTGATGACCGTGGGACTCCTGCCGGTGGCGGCCTCGGCCGCCGCCCAGGAAACCGATCTGGCCTTCGGCAAACAGGCGACGGCCGGCGGATCGCACGGCGCCTACCCGGCGTCCAACGTCACGGACGGCAGTCAGCAGACGTACTGGGAGAGCTCCGGTGCCCTGCCGCAGTGGGTGCAGATCGACCTGGGCAACCGGTTCGACGTCGACCAGGTCGTGCTGAAACTGCCGACCGCGTGGGAGGCGCGGACCCAGACGCTCAGCATCCAGGGGAGCACCGACGGGAGCACCTTCAGCGCACTGTCCGCCTCGGCCGCGAGGGTGTTCGACCCGTCGTCCGGCAACACGGTGACCATCGGCTTCACCGCCAAGCAGGTGCGCCACGTCCGCGTACAGATCACCGCCAACACCGGCTGGAACGCCGCCCAGCTCTCCCAGATGGAGGTCTACGGGGAGGAGGACTCCGGCCCGCCGCCCGCGAACGGCTCCAACCTGGCGCTCAACAAACCGATCGAGGCATCGTCGTACACGCAGACCTACCTGGCCGCCAACGCCAATGACGACAGAACCGGCACATACTGGGAGTCGAACGGCCAGCCCGCGACGCTCACCGTGAAGCTCGGTGCCGACGCCGACGTCGAGGCGGTCGTCCTCAAGCTCTCCCCGGACCAGGCGTGGGCCACCCGCACGCAGAGTCTCCAGGTCCTCGGCCGGGCCCAGTCCGCCACCGGATTCACCTCGCTGAAGGACCGGGCCGACTACGCGTTCAACCCCTCCGGCAACCAGAACACGGTGACGATCCCGGTCAGCGGGCGGTACGCCGACATCCAGCTGAAGTTCTTCGCCAACACCGGTGCGCCCGGTGCCCAGGTCGCAGAGATGCAGGTCGTCGGGACCGCGGCTCCCAACCCGGACCTGGTCGTCTCCGACCTGACGTGGTCGCCCGTGACGCCGTCGGAGAAGGACGACGTCACCGTGAACGCGACCGTGCGCAACACGGGCACGTCGGCCGCCGCCGCGACTGCGGTCGACGTCAGCCTGGAGGGCGTGGCCGCAGGCAGCGCGGCCGTAGGCGCCCTCGCCGCCGGCGCGTCGGCCACGGTGCCGGTCGCGGTGGGCAAGCGGCCGATGGGTTCGTACAGCGTGTCGGCGGTGGTCGACCCCAGTGACACGATCGCCGAGCAGGACAACAGCAACAACAGCCGCACCGCCACGTCCAAGCTCGTCGTCGGCCAGAGCCCCGGCCCGGACCTCGAGGTGCTGGGCATCGCGTCGAACCCGTCGAACCCGGCGGTCGGCGCCGCCGTCACCTTCACCGTCTCCGTGCACAACCGCGGAACCACCGCGGTCAGCGCCTCGACGGTCACCCGCCTCCTCGTCGAGAGCACCACGCTGAACGGCACGACGGGAGCAGTTCCGGCCGGAGGCACCGTCACCGTGCCCGTCAGCGGCAGCTGGACGGCGAAGAGCGGCGGGGCCAACCTCACGGCCACCGCCGACGCGACCGGTGTCGTGGCCGAGACGAACGAGAACAACAACGTCTTCTCGCGCGCCATCGTGGTCGGGCGCGGCGCCGCGGTGCCGTACACCGAGTACGAGGCCGAACAGGGCACCTACCAGGGCACGCTGCTGAAGTCCGACCAGGAGCGCACCTTCGGGCACACCAACTTCGCGACCGAGTCCTCCGGCCGCCAGTCCGTGCGGCTGAACTCCACCGGGCAGTACGTCGAGGTCACCTCGACCGTGCCGTCCAACTCGATCGTGGTCCGCAACTC from Streptomyces sp. NBC_01341 includes these protein-coding regions:
- a CDS encoding ArsR/SmtB family transcription factor; its protein translation is MLRFHFSAEDLARTRVAAAPHPLWEIASSLHRFQTPSGRWAYAHWYHPARERLREAGLEGAVRRVLLPLFPRAAYFPDFLTPLEGTAGLEAGLEAILATPPDQVAAELAALARVVRVPAQLGRLTEREARGELVDILRAYHRAVIAPHERWVHESLHTERIRLARHLLDGGTEGLLEGIGPAVRWKHPRLEVRSYPTENDIRLEGRGLLLIPSYFCWKGPISLADPGLPPVLIYSLHHEVPTGPARTATGSAGPSSLQVLLGRARAAVLQAAAAGATTTEAARRAGVSPATATHHTTALRDAGLITSHRDGNSVIHTLTLLGATMLTRNPSNPVQGFSSAHGAR
- a CDS encoding transglycosylase SLT domain-containing protein; protein product: MRTSAQTPTSAVRIRKFSVAGLCAAGAAAAAVTLVPSPAQASEPVSQSVSAPAAAGVAVQAHAVAEKAAKKATDPDKLDRWIHKALKIMKAEGIPGSYEGLHRNIMRESGGDPEASNGWDVNAQNGTPSKGLLQVIKPTFDAYHVDGTERDLTDPVANITAAANYAADKYGSIDNVDSAY
- a CDS encoding DUF2470 domain-containing protein; translated protein: MRPFTSRVAQPTPAERVLSILTSAHSMTVVSDGLDPVEVHRLDGTSAMGHIHLHEPAEAGHTGPGARIPVRLEFTDVAATPVRDRIRARVTVTGLLSAPYRGDASESTCMEFGQALLEEHRGRSFVTLDALQATEPDPVSGSEAAMLTHLVDDHGELVPLLLRLAQPQPAKGVTRALPLALDRYGVTLRLEYPGTHRDVRLPFAKPVTRLDQAGPQIHALLAAARRASHHNRLLT
- a CDS encoding CARDB domain-containing protein is translated as MRWKQLRWRLVVGAVTTALMTVGLLPVAASAAAQETDLAFGKQATAGGSHGAYPASNVTDGSQQTYWESSGALPQWVQIDLGNRFDVDQVVLKLPTAWEARTQTLSIQGSTDGSTFSALSASAARVFDPSSGNTVTIGFTAKQVRHVRVQITANTGWNAAQLSQMEVYGEEDSGPPPANGSNLALNKPIEASSYTQTYLAANANDDRTGTYWESNGQPATLTVKLGADADVEAVVLKLSPDQAWATRTQSLQVLGRAQSATGFTSLKDRADYAFNPSGNQNTVTIPVSGRYADIQLKFFANTGAPGAQVAEMQVVGTAAPNPDLVVSDLTWSPVTPSEKDDVTVNATVRNTGTSAAAATAVDVSLEGVAAGSAAVGALAAGASATVPVAVGKRPMGSYSVSAVVDPSDTIAEQDNSNNSRTATSKLVVGQSPGPDLEVLGIASNPSNPAVGAAVTFTVSVHNRGTTAVSASTVTRLLVESTTLNGTTGAVPAGGTVTVPVSGSWTAKSGGANLTATADATGVVAETNENNNVFSRAIVVGRGAAVPYTEYEAEQGTYQGTLLKSDQERTFGHTNFATESSGRQSVRLNSTGQYVEVTSTVPSNSIVVRNSVPDAPGGGGAEATISLYVNNTFARKLTLSSKHSWLYGDTDSPEGLTNQPQTDARRLFDESNALLGQTYPAGTKFRLQRDAGDTASFYIIDLVDLEQVAPATAQPAGCTSITTYGAVPNDGIDDTVALQRAVTADQNGEISCVWIPPGQWRQEQKILTDDPLNRGQYNQVGIRDVTIRGAGMWHSQLYTLTQPQNAGGINHPHEGNFGFDIDDNTKISDLAIFGSGTIRGGDGNAEGGVGLNGRFGEDTEITNVWLEHANVGVWAGRDYDNIPDLWGPGDGVEFTGMRIRNTYADGINFANGTRNSTVFNSSFRNTGDDALAVWSSRYVKNPSVDIGHDNHFRNNTIQLPWRANGIAVYGGHGNTIENNIISDTMNYPGIMLATDHDPLPFSGQTLIANNALHRTGGAFWGEAQEFGAITLFAAGQDIPGVTIRDTDIHDSTYDGIQFKSGGGSVPGAQIQRVRIDNSVNGSGILAHGGARGSATLSDVTITGSADGDVVIEPGSQFVINGSAAKAAARK